In the Gossypium arboreum isolate Shixiya-1 chromosome 10, ASM2569848v2, whole genome shotgun sequence genome, one interval contains:
- the LOC108461385 gene encoding potassium channel KAT1 has translation MCSLEYSNNSMSFSCTKNFFQRFCNDEFQMGSDIHGNFFSSDLLPSLGARINQTTKLRRYIISPFNPYYRAWEMWLVILVIYSAWICPFEFAFLTYEKDGLFIFDNIVNGFFAVDIVLTFFVAYLDSHSYLLVDDPKKIAIRYISTWFAFDVCSTAPFQSLSLMFTNHGSELWLRLLNMLRLWRLRRVSSLFARLEKDIRFNYFWTRCTKLISVTLFTVHCAGCFNYLIAERYPDPSKTWIGAVYPNFKEQSLWERYITSIYWSITTLTTTGYGDLHAENPREMLFDIFYMLFNLGLTAYLIGNMTNLVVHWTSRTRNFRDTIRAASEFATRNQLPPRIQDQMLSHICLRFKTEGLKQQETLNSLPKAIRSSIAQHLFFHIVQKVYLFQGVSHDFLFQLVSEMDAEYFPPKEDVILQYEAPTDLYILVSGAANLISHADGHDQVMGKVTAGDMFGEVGVLCYRPQPYTVRTKELCQILRLSGTSLMNSIQVNMEDGRVIMHNLYMKLNGLESSSFDQPEEGTMRGSCSETGFEDQPQRYGSKKEATDIDFLGSEAIEKSQTSRITDNGIPTAEDGQTALHDAVRKGHIEMVKILLEGGASVNKLDARGRTPKVLAEQQGNKSIYELLLSYENKRKKDEHMIEIIEPEIADDPKNNQSKHRSGAQNFFNSRNYREVTRPTKKRVTIHMQFQSSSTSSRQLGKLILLPDSIQELLRVAGEKFGCYTFTKVLNSENAEIDDIHVIRDGDHLYLLQDEDENVGFNAT, from the exons ATGTGTAGCCTTGAGTATTCAAACAACTCAATGTCATTTTCCTGTACCAAAAACTTCTTCCAGCGGTTTTGTAATGATGAATTTCAAATGGGAAGTGATATTCATGGCAATTTCTTCTCAAGTGATCTCCTTCCTTCACTTGGGGCCAGAATTAACCAAACGACGAAGCTACGTAGATACATCATTTCTCCTTTCAATCCTTACTACAG GGCATGGGAGATGTGGCTGGTTATTCTAGTCATTTACTCTGCCTGGATCTGTCCATTCGAGTTTGCATTCCTGACTTACGAGAAAGATGGACTTTTCATTTTTGACAACATTGTCAATGGCTTCTTTGCTGTTGACATCGTTCTCACCTTCTTTGTTGCATACCTCGATAGCCACTCTTACCTCCTTGTTGATGATCCCAAGAAGATTGCAATCAG GTACATATCTACCTGGTTTGCTTTCGATGTCTGTTCCACTGCCCCATTTCAGTCTCTCAGCCTCATGTTCACCAACCATGGTAGTGAGCTCTGGCTTAGGCTACTCAACATGCTCAGACTCTGGCGTCTGAGACGAGTCAGCTCCCTTTTTGCAAG ACTTGAGAAAGACATACGCTTCAACTACTTCTGGACTCGGTGCACCAAGCTCATTTCT GTGACCCTGTTTACAGTACATTGTGCGGGATGTTTTAACTATTTGATTGCAGAAAGATACCCTGATCCTTCGAAAACCTGGATTGGTGCTGTGTACCCGAATTTCAAAGAGCAGTCTCTCTGGGAGAGATATATAACTTCAATTTACTGGTCCATTACAACGCTTACTACAACTGGTTATGGGGACTTGCATGCTGAGAATCCAAGAGAGATGCTATTTGATATCTTTTACATGCTGTTTAATTTGGGATTAACAGCTTACCTCATTGGGAACATGACAAACCTCGTAGTTCACTGGACAAGCCGGACCCGTAATTTT AGGGATACAATTAGAGCTGCTTCGGAATTTGCGACACGCAATCAGTTACCCCCCCGCATACAAGATCAAATGTTGTCACACATATGCTTGCGATTCAAAACAGAAGGATTGAAACAACAAGAGACCCTAAATAGTTTGCCAAAAGCCATCCGCTCAAGCATTGCACAGCATCTCTTCTTCCACATTGTGCAGAAAGTCTACCTCTTCCAAGGAGTTTCTCATGACTTCCTGTTTCAGTTG GTTTCAGAAATGGATGCTGAGTATTTCCCACCCAAAGAAGATGTCATTCTGCAGTATGAAGCCCCAACAGATCTTTATATACTTGTCTCGGGAGCAGCT AACTTAATCTCCCATGCTGATGGGCATGATCAG GTTATGGGAAAGGTAACAGCTGGGGATATGTTTGGAGAGGTTGGAGTTCTATGTTATAGGCCACAGCCATACACGGTTAGGACCAAAGAGCTTTGTCAAATACTACGACTGAGTGGAACTTCACTGATGAACAGCATACAAGTAAATATGGAAGATGGACGTGTTATTATGCATAATCTTTACATG AAATTGAATGGGCTAGAGAGCAGCAGCTTTGACCAGCCCGAGGAAGGAACAATGAGAGGAAGTTGTTCAGAAACTGGATTTGAAGATCAACCACAGAGATATGGATCAAAGAAAGAAGCAACAGACATAGATTTCTTGGGATCAGAGGCTATAGAAAAGAGTCAAACAAGTAGAATTACAGATAATGGAATTCCAACAGCAGAGGATGGCCAAACAGCTCTCCATGATGCTGTTCGCAAGGGGCACATTGAAATGGTTAAGATTTTGCTCGAAGGAGGAGCAAGTGTAAATAAGCTAGATGCAAGAGGAAGGACACCAAAAGTGTTGGCAGAGCAACAGGGAAACAAGAGCATATATGAGCTCTTACTTAGttatgaaaacaaaagaaagaaggaTGAACATATGATAGAGATTATAGAGCCAGAAATAGCAGATGACCCCAAGAATAATCAAAGCAAACATAGAAGTGGGGCCCAAAATTTCTTCAACTCGCGCAATTATAGAGAGGTAACAAGACCGACCAAGAAAAGAGTTACAATTCACATGCAGTTCCAGAGCAGCAGTACATCAAGTAGACAACTTGGAAAGTTGATACTCCTACCTGATTCAATACAAGAGTTGCTCAGAGTGGCTG GTGAAAAGTTTGGATGCTACACATTTACAAAAGTTCTTAATTCTGAGAATGCTGAAATAGATGATATACATGTCATTCGAGATGGTGATCATCTGTATCTCCTTCAAGATGAAGATGAAAATGTAGGTTTCAATGCGACCTGA